A part of Podarcis raffonei isolate rPodRaf1 chromosome 12, rPodRaf1.pri, whole genome shotgun sequence genomic DNA contains:
- the CFAP141 gene encoding cilia- and flagella-associated protein 141, with translation MASAKEKTGTDSNVITREQLLKEEEMLAKAQAYAKLLRSWERGKAMALELAKQEDRCLERARKREQAEVKEELYHANKQLKMVRRAALRHRLSFEHLQYQLELNHLGKSFFTERL, from the exons ATGGCATCCGCCAAGGAGAAGACCGGCACAGACAGCAATGTCATCACACGCGAGCAGCTGCTGAAAGAGGAAGAG ATGTTAGCAAAAGCTCAAGCATATGCTAAATTGCTCCGAAG CTGGGAGCGCGGCAAGGCGATGGCCCTGGAGCTGGCAAAACAAGAAGACAGGTGTCTGGAAAGGGCCAGAAAGAGGGAGCAGGCAGAAGTGAAAGAGGAGCTGTACCATGCTAATAAACAACTGAAGATG GTTCGGCGAGCAGCTTTACGTCATCGCCTAAGTTTTGAGCATCTGCAGTACCAACTGGAATTGAACCACTTGGGCAAGTCATTCTTCACAGAGCGGCTGTGA